The nucleotide window GCAGTAGCCCGAGCGCGGCGACCTCGCCGGGCCGCCCCTTCCAGATCATTCGGGCACTCTGTCAGGTTCGCCCGCCGCGTGCCAGACCCGGGCAACCAGGACATGCCGCGAATTTCGCCTGACCAGGGGTCCCACACACACCTTCTATCGTTCGTCCGGTTCTTCGTCCGGGACACAGATCTTGACGGCGGCCGGCGCCACGTCGATCCGGATCCTCCGCGCCGCCTCGCGGGCGCCGCCGTCCAACTCGTACCGCAGCGGCTCGGCCAGCCGCACGTCGATCCGGCGGGCGCGGGTCATGCGCACGTACGGCGAGTCCTCCGAACGCCCCACCGCCATCTGGCCCATCGTGCGCGCCCACTGCGTCGCGCCGCGGGCGGTCGCCACGCCGACGTCCAGCCAGCCGTCGTCGGGCCGGGCGTCGTCGAACGCCGTGATGCCGCCGGTCACCATGCCGACGTTGCCGACCAGCACGCAGCTCGCCTCGTCCGAGAACCAGCGCGTGCCGTCCACCTTGATCTTCGCCCGCGGTGCCGGGTCGTCCAGGTGGCGCAGGCCCGTCCAGACGTACGCGAGCTTGCCCATCCGCTCCTTCAACCTGCCGTCCGCGTCCTGGATCATCGCGCCGTCGAAGCCGATGCCGGCCATCACCGCGAAGTGCTCGCCGTTGAGCACGCCGAGGTCGAGCCGGCGCAGGCGGCCGTGGAACGCGATCCGCACGGCCTGCGCCAGGTCGTGCGGGATGCCGAGGTTGGTGGCCAGCAGGTTGGCGGTGCCGGCCGGGATGATGCCGACCGGTACCTTCGCGCCGCCCTTGGTGCCGGCGAGCGCGTCCAGCGTGCGCTGCACCATGCCGTCGCCGCCCCACACGATCAGCAGATCGATGCCGGCCTTCAGCGCCTTGCGCACCTGTTTGGGTGCCTTGCGGCTCTTCGGCACCTCGTACCAGATGAGGTCGTCGACGCCCTCGTCGGTGATGAGGCGGCGCAGCTCGTCGAGCCCGCCGCCCAGGGTCTTGCGCCGGTGGGCGACCACGGCGATTTTCCGGGAAGTCCGCATGCAGCGGCGTTACCCGCTGCCGCCGATTCCTACGCGCGTACCCGGGCACGGGTG belongs to Amorphoplanes digitatis and includes:
- a CDS encoding diacylglycerol/lipid kinase family protein — protein: MRTSRKIAVVAHRRKTLGGGLDELRRLITDEGVDDLIWYEVPKSRKAPKQVRKALKAGIDLLIVWGGDGMVQRTLDALAGTKGGAKVPVGIIPAGTANLLATNLGIPHDLAQAVRIAFHGRLRRLDLGVLNGEHFAVMAGIGFDGAMIQDADGRLKERMGKLAYVWTGLRHLDDPAPRAKIKVDGTRWFSDEASCVLVGNVGMVTGGITAFDDARPDDGWLDVGVATARGATQWARTMGQMAVGRSEDSPYVRMTRARRIDVRLAEPLRYELDGGAREAARRIRIDVAPAAVKICVPDEEPDER